From the Magnetovibrio sp. genome, one window contains:
- the nifJ gene encoding pyruvate:ferredoxin (flavodoxin) oxidoreductase, producing the protein MSQKRMVAVDGNEAVASVAHRMNEVIAIYPITPSSAMGEHADAWSAAGRTNIWGSVPQVIEMQSEAGAAGAVHGSLQSGALTTTFTSSQGLLLMIPNLYKIAGELLPFCMHVAARTVATHALSIFGDHSDVMACRQTGMAMLSSGTVQEAQDFACIGQVASYASRVPFMHFFDGFRTSHEVSKIEYLEDDVLQAMLPDGLIEAHRKHGLSPDKPVVRGTSQNPDTFFQMQEARNIYHDAVPGFVEQAFAKFETLTGRKYALYEYHGAPDAQRVVIIMGSSGETVRETVDVLNTGGEKVGVLQVRLYRPFNLERFSDALPASVKSVAVLDRTKESGALGEPLYLDVVAALNRAGRAIKVIGGRYGLSSKDFTASMAKAVFDELSKAAPKPTFTIGIYDDVSGLSLDWDECGNCYEPGTMHRALFFGLGSDGTVGANKNAIKIVADNTDNYVQGYFVYDSKKAGAVTISHLRFSTEPIRSSYLIHEAEFLACHQFHFLDTLDVLSHAAKGGTFLLNAPYGKDEVWDKLPRSVQSAIVEKELKFYVIDARRIAADAGMGKRINTVMMVCFFALSDFLDHDQSIRHIKDAIEKSYGSKGRKVVEMNFAVVDSSLAHLEQIDVPSAVSSGFDVPPIVSEAAPDFVQNVTAKMLAGHGDLLPVSAFPVDGTWPTDTAQWEKRNLAAEIPTWIEDLCIQCNKCALVCPHAAIRVKAYDGAALDGAPATFKSMDYKGKEFGDDAKYTVQVASEDCTGCKLCVMVCPGKDKKNPERLSLVMQPQAPLRMPERENFQFFLDLPEADRTLMRGNVKMTQFAEPLFEFSGACSGCGETPYIKLLTQLYGDRAVIANATGCSSIYGGNLPTTPYACDRNGRGPAWANSLFEDNAEFGLGLRLGLDKHHQIAMELLEQLRGELGDDELVNALLSSDQSDEAGILAQRHRVQTLKDKLAGIDGELAERLGIIADHLVKKTLWILGGDGWAYDIGFGGVDHVLASGANVNILVLDTEVYSNTGGQQSKATPLAAAAKFASAGKALPKKDLGLIAMSYGHVYVASVALGAKDAQTIKAFQEAEQFDGPSLIIANSPCGEHGYELEHSLEHQTLAVESGYWPLYRFDPRLMEQGKAALQLDSKAPVRSVSDFLEQENRFMQVKRKDPERFAMLVGKLEEELRHRRQVYEALATVKTEPKVEAGADTDADAAE; encoded by the coding sequence ATGTCGCAAAAACGCATGGTTGCCGTCGATGGTAACGAGGCTGTTGCTTCCGTTGCCCATCGCATGAACGAAGTTATCGCGATCTATCCCATCACGCCGTCATCGGCGATGGGCGAACATGCAGACGCCTGGTCGGCGGCGGGGCGCACCAACATTTGGGGCTCCGTTCCACAAGTGATCGAGATGCAGTCCGAAGCGGGCGCTGCGGGCGCGGTTCACGGCAGTTTGCAATCGGGCGCGCTGACCACGACGTTCACGTCGTCGCAAGGCTTGTTGTTGATGATCCCCAATCTGTACAAGATTGCGGGCGAGTTGCTGCCGTTTTGCATGCACGTTGCGGCGCGCACCGTGGCCACGCATGCGCTGTCGATTTTCGGCGATCATTCCGATGTGATGGCGTGTCGTCAGACCGGTATGGCGATGCTGTCGAGCGGAACGGTGCAGGAGGCTCAGGATTTCGCTTGTATCGGCCAAGTGGCGAGCTATGCCTCGCGGGTGCCGTTCATGCACTTCTTCGACGGCTTTCGCACCTCGCACGAAGTGTCCAAAATCGAATACCTTGAAGACGATGTGCTGCAGGCGATGCTACCCGACGGTTTGATCGAGGCGCATCGCAAACACGGCCTCAGCCCCGACAAGCCGGTGGTGCGCGGCACCAGCCAAAATCCCGACACGTTCTTTCAAATGCAAGAAGCCCGCAACATCTATCACGATGCGGTGCCGGGATTTGTGGAGCAGGCGTTCGCCAAATTCGAAACCCTCACGGGTCGCAAGTACGCCCTGTACGAATACCACGGCGCGCCGGATGCTCAGCGCGTGGTCATCATCATGGGCTCGTCCGGTGAAACCGTGCGCGAAACCGTCGATGTACTCAATACTGGCGGAGAAAAGGTCGGCGTGTTGCAGGTGCGTCTTTATCGGCCTTTCAACCTGGAGCGCTTCAGTGACGCGCTGCCCGCGAGCGTGAAATCCGTTGCGGTCCTGGACCGCACCAAGGAAAGCGGTGCGCTGGGCGAGCCGTTGTATCTGGACGTGGTCGCCGCGCTCAATCGTGCGGGCCGTGCCATCAAGGTCATCGGTGGCCGCTACGGTTTGTCGAGCAAGGACTTCACCGCATCCATGGCCAAGGCGGTGTTCGACGAATTGAGCAAGGCCGCGCCCAAGCCGACGTTCACCATTGGCATTTACGACGACGTGTCGGGTTTGTCGTTGGATTGGGACGAATGCGGCAATTGTTACGAGCCGGGTACCATGCATCGGGCGCTGTTCTTCGGCCTTGGTTCTGACGGCACGGTGGGTGCGAACAAAAACGCCATCAAGATCGTCGCCGACAACACCGACAATTATGTGCAGGGCTACTTCGTTTACGATTCCAAAAAAGCCGGCGCGGTGACGATTTCGCATTTGCGTTTTTCGACCGAGCCGATCCGCTCCAGCTATCTGATCCACGAGGCGGAGTTTCTCGCCTGTCACCAGTTCCATTTTCTCGACACCCTGGATGTGCTCAGCCACGCCGCCAAAGGCGGAACGTTTTTGCTCAACGCGCCGTATGGCAAGGACGAGGTCTGGGACAAGCTACCCCGTTCGGTGCAGAGCGCGATCGTCGAAAAAGAGCTTAAATTCTACGTCATCGACGCGCGCCGCATTGCCGCGGACGCGGGCATGGGCAAGCGCATCAACACCGTGATGATGGTGTGTTTCTTCGCGCTATCGGACTTCCTCGATCACGATCAATCGATCCGCCACATTAAGGACGCCATCGAAAAGAGTTACGGTTCCAAAGGCCGCAAGGTGGTGGAGATGAACTTCGCCGTGGTCGATTCGTCCCTGGCGCATCTGGAACAGATCGATGTGCCGTCCGCCGTCAGCTCCGGTTTCGACGTGCCGCCGATCGTGTCTGAAGCGGCACCCGACTTCGTACAAAACGTTACCGCCAAGATGTTGGCGGGCCATGGCGATCTGTTGCCGGTTAGCGCGTTCCCCGTGGACGGCACTTGGCCGACCGACACCGCGCAGTGGGAAAAGCGCAATCTGGCGGCCGAAATTCCCACTTGGATCGAAGATCTATGCATCCAGTGCAACAAGTGCGCACTGGTTTGCCCGCACGCCGCCATCCGGGTCAAAGCCTACGACGGTGCTGCGCTGGACGGCGCCCCCGCGACGTTCAAATCGATGGACTACAAAGGCAAAGAATTCGGCGACGATGCCAAATACACGGTGCAGGTTGCATCGGAAGACTGTACCGGTTGCAAGCTGTGCGTGATGGTGTGCCCGGGCAAGGACAAGAAAAATCCCGAACGCCTGTCCCTTGTGATGCAGCCGCAAGCGCCCCTGCGCATGCCGGAACGCGAAAACTTTCAGTTCTTCCTCGACCTGCCCGAAGCGGATCGCACGTTGATGCGCGGCAACGTCAAGATGACCCAGTTCGCCGAACCGCTGTTCGAGTTTTCCGGCGCGTGTTCGGGGTGTGGAGAAACGCCCTACATCAAGTTGCTGACCCAGCTGTACGGCGACCGTGCGGTGATCGCCAACGCCACCGGGTGCTCGTCGATCTACGGCGGCAACCTGCCGACCACGCCGTATGCCTGCGACCGCAATGGGCGCGGTCCGGCATGGGCGAATTCGTTGTTCGAAGACAACGCCGAGTTCGGTTTGGGTCTTCGTTTGGGGCTCGACAAGCATCACCAAATCGCCATGGAATTGCTCGAACAATTACGCGGCGAACTGGGCGACGATGAGTTGGTGAACGCCTTGCTGTCATCAGACCAATCCGACGAAGCGGGAATTCTCGCCCAACGCCACCGGGTGCAAACGCTGAAGGATAAGCTTGCCGGGATCGACGGTGAGCTGGCAGAACGCTTAGGCATCATCGCCGATCACTTGGTCAAAAAGACCTTGTGGATCTTGGGCGGAGACGGTTGGGCCTACGACATCGGCTTTGGCGGCGTCGATCACGTTCTGGCGTCGGGCGCCAACGTCAACATTTTGGTTCTGGACACCGAAGTCTATTCCAACACCGGCGGTCAGCAGTCCAAAGCGACGCCGTTGGCGGCGGCGGCCAAGTTCGCCAGCGCCGGCAAGGCGTTGCCGAAGAAAGACCTGGGCCTGATCGCAATGAGTTACGGTCACGTCTACGTGGCATCGGTGGCGTTGGGGGCAAAGGATGCGCAGACCATCAAGGCGTTCCAAGAAGCCGAGCAGTTCGACGGTCCGTCGTTGATCATCGCCAATTCGCCGTGCGGCGAACACGGCTACGAGTTGGAACACAGTCTGGAACATCAGACCCTAGCGGTCGAAAGTGGGTACTGGCCTTTGTATCGTTTCGATCCGCGCCTGATGGAACAAGGCAAGGCGGCGTTGCAACTCGACAGCAAAGCACCGGTCCGTTCGGTCTCCGACTTTTTGGAGCAGGAAAACCGCTTCATGCAAGTGAAGCGTAAGGACCCTGAACGCTTCGCCATGTTGGTGGGTAAGTTGGAAGAGGAACTGCGTCATCGCCGTCAAGTGTACGAAGCTTTGGCCACGGTCAAGACCGAACCCAAAGTCGAGGCAGGCGCAGATACGGATGCGGACGCCGCAGAATAA
- a CDS encoding adenylate/guanylate cyclase domain-containing protein, protein MAQKDDVTYELLLFTAGRWETQGVYAANEHHTAVADAKSLAKVSTVKGVKVVKESFDQKAGASRSFTVYEYKPQESAPAKASAPKKSPAPAKEKKASKASQTGDVREDHGQKAESPKKGGSLLGAFIKILVSLLFSLAAAMVVTQLVSLALQGVHSVGLFGKADFLNLVFILVFVIMALALITRILVTMKNIAPILKTRPAPTAKPAKRTRLQRLTPSVDSFREERLESEAQSLATQEEERKKAEEEARLAEEEARRKAEAEAAKKAEADALSELVTMNAFAEDAFDVLQDDKSKQDAHTVFGLVLFLVGAVQALRHQHKLSETVSNSVMAQTLSGLGLSKERAEHFSQHIDEYLISNPRYSEMFQNGRSAMGEYLKSDTGPRGALSDALVAWDKPKSKSEGSTQPVTVLFTDIAGSTAMTQKLGDEGAQAVVRSHNSIVREAIQGFSGKEIKHTGDGIMASFPSAAAGVEAAMEMQKRTRSHNESDPNHPLGLKIGLNAGEPISEDDDLFGTTVQLAARIVDKASAGQILVSSSVHGLSQGKSLKFERFADLDMKGFDDPVTVYSVVWNPDDAPATPPKAEASKAEGKDAVKNGEKPSQKAENAPQDMMSKNANTK, encoded by the coding sequence ATGGCGCAGAAAGATGACGTAACGTACGAGCTTTTGCTCTTCACTGCTGGCCGTTGGGAAACCCAAGGCGTCTATGCGGCGAACGAACATCACACGGCGGTCGCGGATGCAAAATCCTTGGCCAAAGTGTCCACCGTCAAAGGCGTAAAAGTGGTCAAGGAATCCTTTGACCAAAAGGCGGGCGCAAGCCGGTCGTTCACGGTTTACGAATACAAACCCCAAGAGTCAGCCCCAGCGAAAGCGTCCGCGCCGAAAAAATCGCCTGCGCCCGCCAAGGAAAAGAAGGCTTCCAAGGCATCCCAAACGGGCGATGTCCGGGAGGACCACGGCCAAAAGGCCGAGAGCCCCAAAAAAGGCGGCTCTCTGTTGGGGGCCTTCATCAAGATTTTGGTGTCGCTGCTGTTTTCTTTGGCTGCCGCGATGGTGGTGACGCAGTTGGTGTCGCTCGCGCTGCAAGGCGTGCATTCCGTCGGACTGTTCGGCAAGGCCGATTTCCTCAATCTGGTCTTCATTTTGGTTTTCGTCATCATGGCGCTGGCATTGATCACACGCATATTGGTGACCATGAAGAACATTGCGCCGATTTTGAAAACGCGGCCCGCGCCTACGGCCAAACCCGCCAAACGCACACGCCTTCAACGCCTGACACCGTCCGTCGACAGTTTTAGGGAAGAACGCTTGGAGAGCGAAGCGCAATCGCTTGCTACCCAAGAAGAAGAGCGCAAGAAAGCGGAGGAAGAAGCCCGTCTGGCCGAAGAGGAGGCTCGCCGCAAAGCCGAAGCCGAGGCGGCCAAGAAAGCCGAAGCCGATGCATTGTCGGAACTCGTCACAATGAATGCGTTCGCCGAAGACGCCTTCGACGTGTTGCAAGATGACAAGTCCAAACAAGACGCCCACACCGTATTCGGATTGGTGTTGTTCTTGGTCGGCGCGGTGCAGGCCTTGCGCCACCAGCACAAATTGTCTGAAACGGTGAGCAATTCGGTGATGGCGCAAACCTTGAGCGGCTTAGGCCTGAGCAAAGAGCGCGCCGAGCACTTTTCCCAACACATCGACGAATATCTGATTTCCAATCCGCGTTATTCGGAGATGTTCCAAAACGGCCGTTCCGCCATGGGCGAGTATCTGAAAAGCGATACCGGACCGCGCGGCGCGCTGTCGGACGCTTTGGTTGCGTGGGATAAGCCAAAATCGAAATCGGAAGGCAGCACCCAACCGGTCACGGTTTTGTTCACCGATATCGCGGGTTCGACCGCGATGACCCAGAAATTGGGCGACGAGGGCGCACAGGCGGTGGTGCGCAGTCACAACAGCATCGTACGCGAAGCGATCCAAGGTTTTTCCGGTAAGGAAATCAAGCACACAGGCGACGGCATTATGGCGTCGTTTCCCTCCGCCGCCGCAGGAGTCGAGGCGGCGATGGAAATGCAAAAACGCACCAGGTCGCACAACGAATCCGATCCCAACCATCCCTTGGGGCTGAAGATCGGCTTGAACGCCGGCGAACCGATTTCCGAAGACGACGACCTGTTCGGCACCACCGTGCAACTGGCGGCGCGCATCGTCGACAAGGCCAGTGCAGGGCAAATATTGGTGTCGAGTTCGGTGCACGGTTTAAGCCAGGGCAAAAGCCTCAAGTTCGAACGTTTCGCGGACTTGGATATGAAGGGTTTCGACGACCCGGTGACGGTTTACAGTGTTGTCTGGAATCCAGACGACGCGCCAGCGACGCCGCCAAAGGCGGAGGCGTCGAAAGCGGAAGGGAAAGATGCCGTGAAAAATGGGGAGAAACCATCGCAGAAGGCTGAAAATGCCCCCCAAGACATGATGTCAAAGAACGCCAACACAAAATAA
- the queA gene encoding tRNA preQ1(34) S-adenosylmethionine ribosyltransferase-isomerase QueA, whose amino-acid sequence MHVDLFDFDLPQTCIAQHPANPKDSARLLIVGEDAFTDKTVLDLAASLRPGDIVVFNDTKVIPARLSGRRIDNGVEAGIELTLHKREDPNTWYAFARPAKKLKVGHTIQFDGGLQANVLDKQDGGEVLLGFNRSGDELMAALEDIGAMPLPPYIKRAKGGNAHDLKDYQTLFADRPGAVAAPTAGLHFTERMMASLETRGVKTARVTLHVGAGTFLPVKVEDTADHKMHAEWGEVSEATAHAVNAARSGGGRVVAIGTTSLRLLESAADDDGVLHPFMADTDIFITPGYRFKIVDVLMTNFHLPKSTLFMLVSAFAGLKRMKAAYRYAIDSGYRFYSYGDACLLTRSEDDH is encoded by the coding sequence GTGCACGTCGATCTGTTCGATTTCGATCTGCCGCAAACGTGCATCGCACAGCACCCGGCGAACCCCAAAGACAGCGCCCGCCTGCTGATCGTGGGCGAAGACGCGTTCACGGACAAAACCGTCCTGGATTTGGCCGCATCCTTGCGCCCCGGCGACATCGTGGTGTTCAACGACACCAAGGTGATCCCCGCGCGCCTTTCGGGGCGGCGGATCGACAATGGCGTCGAGGCTGGAATCGAACTGACCTTGCACAAGCGCGAAGATCCCAACACCTGGTACGCCTTCGCCCGCCCAGCCAAGAAGCTCAAGGTCGGTCACACCATCCAGTTCGATGGCGGTTTACAGGCGAACGTGCTCGACAAACAAGACGGCGGCGAAGTGCTGCTCGGCTTCAATCGCTCGGGCGACGAGTTGATGGCGGCGCTCGAAGACATCGGTGCGATGCCCTTGCCGCCCTACATCAAGCGCGCCAAAGGCGGCAATGCGCATGACCTCAAGGATTACCAGACCCTGTTCGCCGACCGCCCCGGCGCGGTCGCCGCGCCCACGGCGGGCCTGCACTTCACCGAACGCATGATGGCGTCCTTGGAAACACGCGGGGTGAAGACCGCCCGCGTCACCTTGCACGTCGGCGCAGGCACCTTCCTGCCGGTCAAGGTTGAAGACACCGCCGATCACAAGATGCACGCCGAATGGGGCGAGGTATCCGAAGCCACCGCCCACGCCGTCAACGCCGCCCGCAGCGGTGGTGGCCGGGTGGTCGCCATCGGCACCACCTCATTGCGTTTGCTCGAAAGCGCCGCCGATGACGACGGCGTGCTGCACCCGTTCATGGCCGACACCGACATCTTCATCACGCCCGGCTACCGCTTTAAGATCGTCGATGTGCTGATGACCAATTTCCACCTGCCGAAATCGACCCTCTTCATGCTGGTCAGCGCCTTTGCCGGACTGAAGCGCATGAAGGCCGCGTACCGATACGCAATCGACAGCGGCTACCGCTTTTATTCTTACGGCGACGCCTGCCTGCTTACCCGTTCTGAGGACGACCATTGA